A genomic window from Silene latifolia isolate original U9 population chromosome 11, ASM4854445v1, whole genome shotgun sequence includes:
- the LOC141612633 gene encoding putative germin-like protein 2-1 yields MMAPCNNILVYITILVLSSYVAHATDPSQLQDFCVGVDDPKDALFVNGRFCKNPMDVTADDFLFKGLDIAGDTNNRLGSHVTLVNATLFPGLNTLGVSLARVDFAPHGLNPPHIHPRGTQVQTVLEGTLYVGFVTSNLANNENKFFTKVLNKGDVFVFPQGLIHFEMNIGDTPAVSLVALSSQNPGVTTVANSVFGTKPPISVDVLSKAFQLDEKLVKDLQSKF; encoded by the exons ATGATGGCACCTTGTAATAATATTCTTGTTTACATAACTATATTAGTTCTTTCTAGTTATGTAGCCCATGCAACTGATCCAAGTCAGCTACAAGATTTCTGTGTTGGGGTAGATGATCCTAAAGATGCAT TGTTTGTGAATGGTCGATTTTGCAAGAATCCAATGGACGTGACAGCAGACGATTTCCTATTCAAAGGACTAGACATAGCCGGGGATACAAACAATAGGCTTGGCTCACACGTAACACTAGTGAATGCAACTCTATTCCCGGGCCTAAACACCCTCGGCGTATCATTGGCTAGGGTCGACTTTGCACCCCATGGTTTAAATCCGCCTCATATACATCCACGTGGCACCCAAGTCCAAACTGTACTTGAGGGGACCCTTTACGTTGGTTTTGTCACGTCTAATCTTGCAAATAATGAAAACAAGTTTTTTACTAAGGTGCTTAACAAGGGAGACGTATTTGTTTTCCCACAAGGTCTTATTCATTTTGAAATGAATATTGGTGACACTCCCGCAGTGTCTTTGGTTGCGCTGAGCAGCCAAAACCCGGGAGTGACAACTGTGGCTAACTCTGTATTCGGTACAAAGCCGCCTATATCGGTTGATGTCTTGAGCAAAGCCTTTCAGTTGGATGAGAAATTGGTTAAGGACCTTCAATCTAAGTTCTAG
- the LOC141612634 gene encoding germin-like protein — MAPCNMLVYVTILVLSSYVTHASDLTPLQDFCVGVDDPNDALFVNGRFCKNPMDVTADDFLFKGLLAGNTNTRLGSHVTLVNATVLPGLNTLGISLARVDIAPGGLNGPHIHPRGTQVQTMLEGTLFVGFVTSDLPNGENKFFTKVLNKGDVFVSPQGLIHFELNIGDTAAVSMHAFSSQNPGVMANSVFGANPPIRADVLSKAFDLDEKLIKEIQSRLI; from the exons ATGGCGCCTTGTAACATGCTTGTTTACGTAACGATATTAGTTCTTTCTAGTTATGTGACACATGCTAGCGATCTAACCCCGCTTCAAGACTTTTGTGTTGGAGTCGATGATCCTAACGATGCAT TATTTGTGAATGGACGATTTTGCAAGAATCCAATGGACGTAACAGCAGACGATTTCCTATTCAAAGGACTATTAGCCGGGAATACAAACACCCGGCTTGGTTCACACGTAACACTAGTGAATGCAACCGTGTTACCGGGCCTAAACACCCTCGGAATATCATTGGCTAGGGTCGATATTGCACCTGGTGGCTTAAATGGACCTCATATTCACCCACGTGGCACCCAAGTCCAAACCATGTTGGAGGGAACCCTTTTCGTTGGTTTTGTCACGTCTGACCTTCCAAATGGCGAAAACAAGTTTTTTACAAAGGTGCTTAACAAAGGAGATGTATTTGTTTCCCCACAAGGTCTTATTCATTTTGAGCTTAATATTGGTGATACTGCCGCGGTGTCTATGCACGCGTTCAGTAGCCAAAACCCGGGGGTGATGGCTAACTCTGTATTCGGTGCAAACCCGCCTATTCGAGCTGATGTCTTGAGCAAAGCTTTTGACTTGGATGAGAAATTGATCAAGGAAATTCAATCTAGGTTGATTTAG